In the Quercus lobata isolate SW786 chromosome 5, ValleyOak3.0 Primary Assembly, whole genome shotgun sequence genome, one interval contains:
- the LOC115989191 gene encoding G-type lectin S-receptor-like serine/threonine-protein kinase CES101, producing MASKVRNVILCLSCLLLFVGPSSSLLETLVQGQEVKDGDELVSAQGNFKLGFFTLESNNYYLGIWYNDNRQRQDNLVWVANRDTPIFNNSGSLTIDDNGNLKISHDGGLPIVLYSGQEGSNTSAVLLDTGNFVLRELNNSEELWQSFDYPSHILVPGMKLGVNRKTGHTWSLTSWRGVVVPDLGVFTFGMDSNHTNQLVIMWHDNIYWTSGSLERGHFTSSFSGISDSYYNFSYISNENETFFNYSVETRFTKSPRLVIDYLGRLSDDRGILVDCISRFSGSSKMERCMPAQLPPCRSPDDVFYSHFTFMYNDGFKFSESENLTLMDCEAKCLTNCSCVAYASTIEDAQTGCEIWTSIPARFNGSSNSNARTIYFLNSAIANKEENRRANTWWRWLIMAVGAIIISLY from the exons ATGGCAAGCAAAGTGAGAAATGTTATCCTCTGTTTGTCATGTTTGCTACTCTTCGTGGGGCCATCTTCTTCTCTGCTAGAGACATTAGTGCAAGGACAGGAGGTCAAGGATGGGGATGAATTAGTTTCAGCTCAAGGAAACTTTAAACTAGGATTCTTCACGCTTGAAAGTAACAACTACTACTTAGGAATATGGTACAACGACAACCGTCAACGCCAGGACAATTTAGTTTGGGTTGCAAATCGAGACACTCCTATCTTTAACAATTCTGGAAGTCTTACCATTGATGATAACgggaatttgaaaatttcacacGATGGGGGTCTTCCTATTGTACTATATTCAGGACAAGAAGGAAGTAACACAAGTGCTGTTCTACTTGACACTGGTAATTTTGTACTGCGCGAACTGAATAATTCAGAGGAATTGTGGCAAAGCTTTGATTATCCTAGTCACATTCTTGTGCCAGGAATGAAACTTGGAGTTAATCGGAAAACGGGACATACTTGGTCTCTAACATCATGGAGAGGAGTGGTGGTTCCTGACTTGGGCGTATTTACCTTTGGCATGGACTCTAACCATACAAATCAATTGGTCATCATGTGGCACGACAACATCTATTGGACTAGTGGGTCTTTGGAACGAGGGCATTTCACCTCATCCTTTTCAGGTATTTCGGATTCTTACTACAATTTTAGCTACATATCAAATGAGAATGAAACATTCTTCAACTACTCTGTTGAAACACGTTTCACAAAGTCGCCGCGGTTGGTGATAGATTACTTGGGAAGACTTTCTGACGATAGAGGCATTCTGGTTGATTGTATTTCTCGTTTCTCGGGTTCATCAAAAATGGAAAGATGTATGCCGGCGCAGCTTCCTCCGTGTAGGAGCCCTGATGATGTATTTTATTCACATTTCACTTTCATGTACAATGATGGATTCAAGTTTAGTGAAAGTGAAAACCTGACTCTCATGGATTGTGAGGCCAAGTGCTTGACCAATTGTTCTTGTGTTGCCTACGCATCTACAATTGAGGATGCCCAAACTGGCTGTGAGATTTGGACTAGCATACCAGCAAGATTTAATGGATCTTCAAACTCAAATGCAAGGACAATATACTTCCTTAATTCAGCAATTG caaataaagaagaaaacaggAGAGCAAACACGTGGTGGAGATGGCTCATCATGGCAGTGGGGGCGATTATTATCTCGTTGTACTGA
- the LOC115990193 gene encoding G-type lectin S-receptor-like serine/threonine-protein kinase At1g67520 encodes MWLIVAVGGVIIILFFFLCYAKINKKRVAEGERKRKQNMLIQELGGNAIPSTVHDNTKNQNNDGQTSHELHVFSFESITIATSNFSTENKLGEGGFGPVYKGKLPNGREIAIKRLSKSSRQGLVEFKNEVILIAQLQHTNLVRLLGFCIQEEENILIYEYMPNKSLDIFLFDPAKKYILNWKTCFNIIEGIAQGLVYLHKYSRLRIVHRDLKDSNILLDEEMNPKISDFGLARIFGLKESEENTNRVVGTGYMSPEYAMNGVVSIKTDVFSFGVLLLEIAWKLWNEGKDLELIDPTILDDSCSLCEVSRCIHIALLCVQDQATDRPTMLNVVSMLSNETLQLSPPKQPIFFY; translated from the exons ATGTGGCTCATTGTGGCAGTAGGAGGAGTCATTATcatcttgttcttcttcttatgctatgcaaaaataaataaaaaacgcGTAGCGGAAG GggagagaaaaaggaaacaaaatatGCTCATACAAGAACTTGGAGGTAATGCAATACCTTCCACTGTACATGACAACACGAAGAATCAAAACAACGATGGGCAAACTAGCCATGAGTTGCATGTTTTTAGCTTTGAAAGCATTACCATTGCTACAAGTAATTTCTCAACCGAAAATAAATTAGGAGAGGGTGGTTTTGGACCAGTTTATAAG GGAAAATTACCCAATGGACGAGAAATAGCAATAAAGAGACTTTCAAAAAGTTCCAGACAAGGATTGGTAGAATTCAAGAATGAAGTTATTCTCATTGCCCAACTCCAACACACTAATCTCGTAAGACTTTTAGGATTTTGcattcaagaagaagaaaatatactAATCTATGAGTACATGCCCAACAAAAGTTTAGACATCTTCCTATTTG ATCCTGCTAAAAAGTACATATTAAATTGGAAAACATGCTTCAATATCATTGAAGGCATTGCTCAAGGACTTGTTTATCTTCACAAATATTCAAGACTAAGAATTGTTCACCGAGACTTAAAAGATAGCAACATTTTACTTGATGAAGAGATGAATCCAAAAATATCTGATTTTGGGTTAGCTAGAATATTTGGATTGAAAGAATCAGAAGAAAACACAAATAGAGTTGTTGGAAC TGGTTATATGTCCCCAGAGTATGCCATGAATGGTGTTGTTTCAATAAAAACTGACGTATTTAGCTTTGGAGTTCTACTATTAGAAATT GCATGGAAATTATGGAATGAAGGTAAGGATTTAGAGCTAATTGACCCAACAATATTAGATGATTCATGCAGTCTATGTGAAGTATCGAGATGCATTCACATTGCTCTCTTATGCGTACAAGACCAAGCAACAGATAGACCGACCATGCTGAATGTTGTTTCTATGCTTTCAAATGAAACTCTTCAACTATCTCCTCCAAagcaaccaatttttttttattaa